One cyanobiont of Ornithocercus magnificus DNA segment encodes these proteins:
- a CDS encoding cold-shock protein, giving the protein MQDINQPSLAGAGDRAAVCRVDLGESTANVPEKTLATAIVSGEGESGFDGFGFSQALLDTLSAKGYSSPSPIQQAAFPELMLGRDLVGQAQTGTGKTAAFALPLIERLEPSDGRPQALVLTPTRELAMQVAEAFRAYSAGHPQLRTLAVYGGSDFRSQIYALRRGVEVVVGTPGRVMDHIRQTTLNCSGLRSLVLDEADEMLRMGFIDDVEWILEQLPSQRQVVLFSATMPAEIRRLSKRYLNDPAEITIRMQEREARRIRQRCITIQNTYKPEALRRVLDAVTADGVIIFARTKAITLTVAESLEAAGHNVGVLNGDVPQSQRERTVDRLRRGSVNVLVATDVAARGLDVDRIDLVINYDMPFDSEAYVHRIGRTGRAGRSGEAILFVTPRERRFLGSLERAVGQVIETMAIPSNAEINQSRLDRLHQRLIIATGTERDHADETALLSELLQRAARERNLSTEQLAMAALSLAVGPAPLLARGDENWLNQATTGSGHRRGGSDERQGDRQRGPRRIDRSRPPEPGMGRYRVEVGHRDRVKPGNLVGAIANETGLGGRQIGRIQIFDSYSLLDLPSELSDNVLNSLKRLKVMNRELQIKSLP; this is encoded by the coding sequence GTGCAAGACATCAATCAACCGTCCCTCGCGGGCGCCGGCGATCGAGCCGCGGTCTGTCGTGTGGACCTTGGTGAGTCAACCGCTAATGTCCCTGAGAAGACTCTTGCCACCGCAATTGTGTCTGGAGAGGGAGAGTCAGGGTTTGACGGCTTTGGCTTCAGCCAAGCACTTCTGGACACTCTTAGTGCAAAGGGATACAGCAGTCCTTCACCAATCCAGCAAGCTGCATTCCCAGAATTGATGCTTGGCCGCGACCTCGTTGGCCAAGCCCAGACTGGAACAGGTAAGACGGCCGCCTTTGCATTGCCTCTTATAGAGCGCCTTGAACCATCTGACGGGCGCCCCCAGGCCCTTGTTCTCACGCCGACTCGGGAGTTAGCGATGCAGGTAGCCGAGGCATTTCGTGCCTACAGCGCAGGCCACCCTCAACTACGTACCCTTGCAGTGTACGGGGGATCCGATTTCCGTTCCCAAATTTATGCACTGCGTCGTGGTGTTGAGGTCGTAGTTGGTACACCAGGTCGGGTGATGGACCACATTCGACAAACAACTCTCAACTGCAGTGGTCTACGCAGTCTCGTACTCGATGAAGCTGACGAAATGCTGCGTATGGGCTTCATCGACGATGTCGAATGGATTCTTGAGCAACTGCCGTCGCAGCGCCAGGTAGTTTTGTTCTCCGCAACGATGCCTGCTGAGATTCGGCGCTTATCAAAACGCTATCTCAATGATCCTGCTGAAATCACAATTCGCATGCAGGAGAGAGAAGCTCGGCGTATCCGGCAGCGTTGCATCACAATTCAGAATACATACAAACCTGAAGCTCTCCGGCGGGTGCTTGATGCTGTTACAGCTGATGGCGTGATCATATTCGCTCGTACAAAAGCCATCACCCTCACGGTGGCAGAGTCGCTTGAAGCTGCTGGCCATAACGTCGGTGTCCTTAACGGTGATGTACCTCAATCGCAGCGTGAAAGAACTGTTGATCGTCTTAGGCGTGGCAGTGTCAATGTGCTCGTAGCAACTGATGTGGCAGCTCGTGGACTTGATGTGGACCGCATTGACTTAGTTATCAATTACGACATGCCATTCGATAGCGAGGCTTATGTACATCGCATCGGCCGAACTGGCCGTGCCGGGCGTTCTGGTGAGGCGATCTTATTTGTGACCCCTCGCGAACGTCGATTCCTGGGCTCACTAGAGCGAGCCGTTGGACAAGTTATTGAAACAATGGCTATTCCCAGCAATGCTGAAATCAACCAAAGCCGCCTAGATCGCTTGCATCAGCGTCTCATCATAGCTACGGGGACGGAGCGGGATCATGCTGATGAAACCGCTTTGCTCTCAGAACTGCTGCAGCGTGCTGCCCGCGAGCGAAATCTGTCTACTGAGCAATTAGCAATGGCAGCGCTCAGTCTAGCTGTTGGACCTGCACCACTTCTTGCCCGCGGTGATGAAAATTGGCTAAACCAAGCTACAACAGGGTCAGGACACCGGAGAGGCGGCAGTGATGAGCGCCAGGGCGATCGACAACGTGGACCAAGGCGTATAGATCGTTCACGTCCCCCTGAGCCCGGTATGGGCCGCTATAGAGTTGAAGTAGGACACCGTGATCGAGTCAAGCCAGGCAATCTGGTCGGGGCCATAGCAAATGAAACTGGGCTGGGAGGACGGCAGATTGGCCGCATCCAGATTTTTGACTCCTACAGTTTGCTGGATCTTCCAAGTGAGCTTTCAGATAATGTCCTGAATAGCCTTAAGCGGCTCAAGGTTATGAACCGGGAACTTCAGATCAAATCATTGCCCTGA